agtgggtgggtgtATAACGCAAACGTTAGCAACAAATTTTTGCTAATCAGCAACTTTGGGACCTCTTAGCATGTTGGCTAAACCTAACCTATATCCtaaatttaaccctaaccctaaactctaGCCACCTACTGGGACCCAACTTTGGGACCTCTTAGCATGTTggctaaacctaaccctaacctctagccacctagctagaattcgtaacatattgtaatgacctgactagatcattaaggaacaattgtccagatTGAGGCTTGAGTTTACGAATTGACGGTTTATTAACCCAActttacacaggctactgtttggccgtagcccacgcAAAATAAATGAAAGATAATCCACAGTTGCCTTCTTTTGTGAAGGCCAGAcataagagagagaacaaaagctAAACCTGGTCTTAACATCCAATGCTCCAACCCCCCTCCATGCCACTCCGCCAACCACCAGGATGCccggcatcagaacattccaggcattcccgtgattggcatatggcaggttgattggcatttcggaccccgcgaacactgggtactggtaagtAAAACACAACCACCTACGagcctaacacataacacacagctgtctcTGCGGGTCGCTACATaatcatacgttttgcaaattcgaaacatattgtaacgaccctggggacctcgggctagaaggtcgagggttagAGACcggctccctgctgtttcattacaatattgcacattttgcaaatttgtaacgcATTGAGTCTTTCAAATTCGTAATATATAACACTTTTAGCTAGTTCGTAACATATTGCACATTTTGAATTTTCGTAATATATCATGTGCTTAGtatatttgtaacatattgtacgttttgctAATTCGTAAGATATAATACGAATTGTCATTCGTAACATCCACATCCACGAcgtccacaaattaatacataccatacgaaaggAGAATATCATACTAAACGGAGTGTCCTTGATTTACATAAAGAATAACAAGATATGCTCCGAGACCAGATTGCACTGGTTACATCAGAGATACAATTTGTCAGTAACATTAGACACTTTTCCAAGTAAACATAGCTACATAACTGAATAAATATTGTACAAGTAACCATTTAACATTTCCTTACAGAAACATGTTGATCGGAGTTATTTTGTCGAATGTTGTTGTCTCAATGATTAGATACACATTATTTAGGCAAAAGGTCAaatttccactagttaccacagcctcAATGTATAAATGGTCTATATGGTAAAAAAAATCATGAAAACAAGAATGTGCTTTTTgtcatttaaggttaggcatacggttagcagtgtggttaaggttaggttttaaaGCACCCTTTAAGaatataaattgtagaaataggcggggtttatgactttgtgactgtggtaactagtgacgacccaaGATTGCCAGAGTTAGTCATAAAAGCGCCCTTAAATTGACTCCCGGTTCAAACAGATACATTGACCTTCGTGGACGTAAGGAGGAATCAACGTTATGTCACTGCTCAGAAGTAAGTAATATTGTTATTTTTCATAAACCAAGCGCCACGAAATGCATGCTTTTAGTTTTCTGCTAACATGTTTATCTTGCTCTGCAAAGGTGTCTGCGTAGTAACGTGGATAGCTTGTCTGTCTGCCAAATTATAACTAGAAGCTCCAGACAGTCGACAAAGTTCAAACGATTGTTCATGGCTAGTTGCGCACTACTGACTATAGCCTACATTTGTGAATTTAAACATTGTGTTCCCCTTTAGAGTTGTCACCGTTTAGCCTCTCCAGCTGTGATCGTTATTCATAATGAATGAATAAAGGACAgttgtcagtctgtttctacatGTAAACTTGTGTATTTCTTGTCAAGTGTCTGCCCTGCACATATTCAACAACTGACAGTTGCCTCTATCGTTTCATTTCTAAAGGCTAGTTGAGTTGAAAATGAATGTAGGGTGAAGGTGACCGTGGCACTATTCATAGTTGCATGAGAATTGCAATGACACTGCAGTGGAGTTTTATGATAGCACTCTCAAACGTTTATGCAGTGAGAGTAGGCAAGACAGCCTTTAAGTCCAATATGTTTACTGTTTAGTCACTCAAACCATGTCCAAAGCTAGCTGCAGGAAAGCTTGATTAGTCACCTCACAcagacttctctttctctccatccagaTGTGTTTATTGTGTCTGCTAAGCGGACCCCGTTTGGAACCTACGGTGGGGTGCTGAAGGATCACAGTGCAACAGACCTAGCAGAGCATGCCTCCAAGGCTGCCCTTGCTGCTGGGGGAGTTGCACCTGAGCTTGTCGACAGTGTTATCTTTGGAAACGTAATGCAGGTGTGTCTAAAACTCCAAAGGGCAAGGATAAACGCTCTAGGAAGGAAATGTGAGAGTTGACTTAATAAGAcaggttctctttctctccagagcTCTGCAGATGCTCCATACATTGCCCGTCACGTGGGCCTGAGGTGTGGGGTGCCCATTCCAGTGCCTGCTCTCACCGTGAACCGCCTGTGTGGGTCTGGCTTTCAGTCAATCATCAATGGTGCTCAGGTACAGTAGACACACTAAGCACTAAGACTCTACATAGTCTACACTGTTACTCTCCACTGAGGATTTCTTAATGTATCTCTGTCTGAACTGGACTCCTGCCCACTGTACACTATaattaaaaaagatatatattatACAAAGTTTAGTCACAGAGACCCCAGGAAAGTTCTTTCTGCTGCAGTGTCACCTACCCTTTTGTTTGCAGGTCAATTGTAGGTGCATGGTTTCTTCCTCTGCTGATTGCTTAGGAACATTTGCAGCCTTGTGCGTTTGTCCCCTTTAAGACCCTGTATGTCTCTGTAGGAAATCTGTTTGAAGGATTCAGAGGTGGTGCTGTGTGGCGGCTCGGAGAGCATGAGCCAGGCGCCATACGCTGTCCGCAACATCCGCTTCGGAACCAAGTTCGGACTCGACCTCAAGGTATTGAATTAATAAATGAGGAGCGGTAAGAACCAAATGTGTGGTTTTGATAATTTTTGACTGCAAGAGCCCTTTAACAGCTGCTCTAAACCAATGCCAAGGACTAAACTAATGTGTTCTGTATTCTTTGTCTCAGCTAGAGGACACTCTGTGGGCAGGGCTTACTGACCTGCACATTAAGATCCCCATGGGCATCACAGCAGAGAACCTGGCAGTGAAATATGAGATCAGCAGAGACGACTGTGACAAATATGCACACCAGACCCAGCAGAGGTGGAAGGCAGGTTAGAGGTCAACCCTTACCATAACTAAGCTTACATGTTTACAATCCTTACTTAAGGCATGAAGACTGTCCTGATTTTAATAAGGAATTCCTGATTATCTGTCCTCGGTAAACCAGAAATACTTCTGTATCTTGTCATGACAATGAACAGTTTTTCCATATTTCTATCTGAAGGCTGACTACATCACTGACTTTGTCTGTGTGCGCTCTAAACCTTAGCCCATGAGGCGGGCCACTACACGGCAGAGATAGCACCCATCGACGTGAAGGCAAAGAAGGGCAAAGTACCCATGACCCAGGATGAGCACCCTCGTCCCCAGACCACCCTGGAGCAGATGGCTAGGCTACCCCCTGTCTTCAAAAAGGGAGGAACGGTTACTGCCGCCAACGCATCAGTGAGTTCTTAACAAAACCGATTCACTTCTGGGTCCAAGCCCTTTCACCCAGTTCCTACCAGCGCTTGCCAACGGAGTATCACAttcagtctgtccccaaacacacCGGTTTTAAATGGCATGCAGATCATTTTTGTGTGCTAGGTTTAAATCCTGTGCTAGTTTTGAATGTACTGTTTTGCAAGATATGCTCCTTTTCAACAGGGTGTGTCTGATGGCGCTGCTGCCGTGGTGATAGCCAGTGAGGAAGCTGTGAAGGAGCACAAGCTCACCCCATTGGCAAGAATTGTGGCCTATCACGTCTCTGGCTGTGACCCAAGCATTATGGGAATCGGTGGGTGACTGGCAACATATCTCATGTACCTAATGAAAACATATGATACAGCCAAATATAGTCCTTTCCAGCATGGCCATCTAGTGGTTTTTGTTGGTAAGATTCtgtcattttccccctcaggcCCAGTCCCAGCCATCACAGAAGCCCTGAAGAAAGCAGGTCTCACCCTCCAAGACATGGATCTGGTGGAGGTATGCTTGTCTAAGTTCATGAAGTAGGAACTGGTGCAGGAAATCGCAGATATTGTTTTGCTTTACTCAATCTCCTTCTTGTAGTGCACCTTATAGAATTGACTTCCTCCTTCTcactgtttctctttctcctgctctgaCTTCTCATGTCTTCTTTCTCACCTTGGCTGTCTCTCAGGTGAATGAGGCATTTGCTGCTCAGTACCTGGCCGTTGCCAAGGCATTGGGTCTGGACCCAGAGAAGAGTAATGCTGATGGGGGGGCTATTGCCATTGGCCACCCCCTGGGAGCCTCTGGAGCACGCATCACTGCTCACCTGGTCCACGAGCTCAGGTAACCACACCAGTAGTCTTCTTACTACTCAGAGCACTACTTATCATTCTATGTAGTTCAACAAACAGTGTAtctgaccaatataccacggctaagggctgttctataCCTCAGCATACAGGAGCTAAACCATTAAATAACGCTATTCAATTGCTGAGCAATTCATATTATCTCACAGGTGAGTGATTTCCATTTTGTGGTTTTGCTCTCTCCTTCAGGCGGATTGGGGGAAAGTATGCTGTGGGATCAGCTTGCATCGGTGGTGGTCAGGGTATCGCCATAATCATAGAGAACACTCACTGAGGAACCGAGCAAACCATCCACAATTAGAATACCATCCACACTCTTAACATACACCACACCCTATATACTCAATAGAGTACATGCCATATACACACTCGAGTAAGACCTTATGTTTTTGTCCAAGGTAGAGTTTTCTTAGTATTGACTTAATGTAAGAATATCCACtttccaatgtaaaaaataaataaaaattaggCTCTTTGTACATTTGACCCACACTTCAAATTAGACATGACTCCAGCATCTACACTCAGAAAAAATACAAAGACTTCAATTACTCCAGAAAATGGTTGCTGTTTCTCTGAACATAGACAATGGTATTTGTATGTTTAGGAACATAAATGTCTAAACTTCCTTTCTTGGATGTTTCATATTCCTGTTACCTTTTTCTAAAAGACAGTATGGTTGCCATACATGAACAATCTGCTTAAAGAGGCCTTGTGAATCTGAAGGGCTAACTCCTGTTTTTGTAAGTCTTTGTTTGCCTTGGAGACAATGCTAGCTCATAGCAGGACATACCATTTACATCTCGCTGTAGTATATGAATAGTTGAGGTGAGTGTTATTGAGTTGATGTAACCAATGTTGCTTTCTGTGGATTGAGAAGTAACTGCATAATTGATCCAGAATTTCTTGCTTGAATTATCACTCCTTTGCATGGATCACCATTGCCTTATCTACTGGATATATatgtgagacgtgtgtgtgtatgatgtaagGTTGCCTGTAAAGCtcttatttttttaatgattaaAGTGAAAACCTGGGATTCACAAATTAATGTGAGATTGTTGGTGATTCTTTAtggagtatcatgtagtagttaCTAGGTCTTTCACTGTCTATTGCCTGAAGTTGACACCCCTTCAAAGTAGTGGCTTCAGCTGTTTCAGCCACatatgcaatctccacagacaaactaACATTGGCCAtcgaatggccttactgaaaacctcagtgactttcaatgtggcactgtcataggatgccagctTTCTAGCAAGTcaatttgtcaaatgtctgccctgctggaactgccccggtcaactgtaagtgttgttattgtgacgtggaaatGTCTATGGGTAACAGCGGCCCAGCTGCGAGATATAGGCCACACCATCTCAAGGAACTTGAGTGCCGTAACATGTAAAAATTCtctttggttgcaacactcactaccgagttccaacctacctctggaagcaacgtcagcacaagaactgttggtcgggagcttcatgaaatgggattccatggccgagcagccacacacgcaagcccatgtgcaatgccaagcgtcggttggCGTGGTGTTAAGCTCGCTGTCATtcgactctggagcagtggaaatgcattctctggcatcttgaatcacacttcaccacctggcagtccgacagacaaatctgggtttgacggaagccaggagaat
This window of the Oncorhynchus tshawytscha isolate Ot180627B linkage group LG12, Otsh_v2.0, whole genome shotgun sequence genome carries:
- the acaa2 gene encoding 3-ketoacyl-CoA thiolase, mitochondrial, which encodes MSLLRNVFIVSAKRTPFGTYGGVLKDHSATDLAEHASKAALAAGGVAPELVDSVIFGNVMQSSADAPYIARHVGLRCGVPIPVPALTVNRLCGSGFQSIINGAQEICLKDSEVVLCGGSESMSQAPYAVRNIRFGTKFGLDLKLEDTLWAGLTDLHIKIPMGITAENLAVKYEISRDDCDKYAHQTQQRWKAAHEAGHYTAEIAPIDVKAKKGKVPMTQDEHPRPQTTLEQMARLPPVFKKGGTVTAANASGVSDGAAAVVIASEEAVKEHKLTPLARIVAYHVSGCDPSIMGIGPVPAITEALKKAGLTLQDMDLVEVNEAFAAQYLAVAKALGLDPEKSNADGGAIAIGHPLGASGARITAHLVHELRRIGGKYAVGSACIGGGQGIAIIIENTH